In the SAR86 cluster bacterium genome, ATGATGGATGCACTTGAAGTCTCAAATTTAAAAGGTTACATGACTGATAAGTGCTCTCCCAAATACAAAGAGCTCAATAATAGTAGTCTTTCAATGGAATCAGCTCTAAAAAAAGAAAGGGTTGTGAACGTCATAAAGGAATTACAAACAGATAATCCTGGAAAAGGAATAACTTGGCTTCGCAAGGAGGCATCAAAACTTTTAACCTCTGAAGGTTATAGAGGATATAGTTATAGGCAAATAATGAGGGATACTAGAGGACTAAAAGTTAACTAACTCTTGTAAGGTACATTCCTAGCCATGTTGCCCCTAAGCATGTTGATACTGACAATATTATATATAAAAGGGCCATTAAAAAATTACCTTGATATAACAACTCTAAAGACTCCTTTGAAAAAGCAGAAAAGGTTGTAAATGCACCCAAGAATCCGATGAAAAGGAATGGTGTCAGGTATCTTTCTAGATTAGAATCCATTAAGTGGTAAAACAGACCCAATAAGAAACAACCTGATATATTTACAATTAAAATTCCTAAGGGTATTTCAAAATTCTCTGACTTTTCAAATAGAATGGATAAATAAAACCTGCTCAGAGCCCCTATAGAACCTCCTAAACAAATTAAAAAGATATTCATCTTGGGTTGGTGGGCCGTCTGCGACTCGAACGCAGGACCAATTCGTTAAAAGCGAACTGCTCTACCGACTGAGCTAACGGCCCGAAAATTGCGTATTTTAAAGGTTTACTCAAGTAAATTCGACTCTTCTTTTAAAATTTCTTGTGATTTTTTTGATAGTTGAGAAGCTCCTGAATCAGGAAAATCTTCATTGACCCTATTATAAAATCCTAATGATCCAGCAATATCACCTTCTATTCTATAAATTTCACCTAATTTAAACAAAGAATCTGGTGCTCTAGAATGTTGATAAAAATTGTCTACTACATTTTTAAAGCTTAGTTTGGCATCTTCGTACATCTCTTGAGCCAAAAATAATTCACCAGACCAGAAATATGCATCAGCGGTAAAAGCTCCATTAGGGAAAGTAATTATAATTTGAGAGAAAATTTCTAGGGCCTCAGCGAATCTTGATTCTTCAAATAAAATTAACGCTGACTTAAATAACTCTTTTTCTTCAGAATCTGAATACTGGCCCTCCTCATCAACTGAGCTTAGCTTTTCTGATGAGATTTTCGATATTTCTAATATTCTTGAATCTAAGTCTAAATATCTCTGCTGTTGAAGTTCAAGAGACCTATCAACCAGAGTGGAATTTTCCTCAAGTATATTTCTTAAATCTCTAATTTCCTCTTCAAGTACTTCTATCTTTTTATAGAGAAGTTCTAAACTTTCATTTTCTTCAGAAAAAATCGTAAAGGTAGATAGAAGAAAAAAACTAAAAAAAATATTTTTCAAATTAATCAGAATGTTTTAACTAGTGCCCTTCTATTCTTTGACCAAGAGCTCTCATTAGAGCCAGATACGGCTGGTTTTTCCTCACCATAACTTACAGTAGAAATTTTTTCTGAAGAAACTCCATTGATAATTAATAATTCAGCGACTGTTTTAGCTCTTTGTTCTCCAAGGGCTAAATTATATTCACGAGTACCTCTCTCATCACAATGTCCCTCAACCCTTACACTTAAATTATTTTCTTTTATAACATTAGCTAGAGATCTAATTTTCGCCCTGCCTTCAGAATTGATATCTGATCTATCATATGCAAAGTAAAGAATATTGTTAGATGTAAGACCGCTATCGGAGTAAGCACCTGATGCAGATGCGGATATGGCTGTTGAATCGCTTGTCCTATCCATTGAGACAGAACTGCATGAAGCTACAGTAATTACGAGAAAAGTTATTAAAGATTTTTGTATGATGTTCATTTAAGCCTCCTGTTTCTATTATACTTCTATTTTGATTCTAATCTATCAAAGGAGACCAGGACGGTTCTCTCGCCTCTCCCTTCAATGAAGGCATAATAAATTTTGTCTTACCATCTAGAGTAATACCAGCCAATATATCCTTATCACCATCCTTAGTTGCATAAATAACCACATTTCCATTAGGTGAAACTGTTGGAGATTCATCTAATGAAGTATCGGTTAATATATTTATATTTCCAGATCTAAGGTTTTGCTTGGCTATGTGGAAGATACCATTTCTTCTATGAACAAAGACAATATCCTTTCCGTTGGGTAGATACCTACCCCTCGCATTATAAGTTCCATCGAACGTAATTCTTTTTATTCTCTTCGTTTTTACATTTGCTTCATATATTTGCGGTGAACCGGATCTATTTGAGGTAAATAAAATTTTTCTAGAATCAGGTGACCAATCTGGTTCAGTATCAATTCCAAAGTGATTTGTAACTTGGATCCAGTTAGAAAGTTTAAGATCGTAAATAAAAATATCCGGATTACCTGTCCTGGATAGAACAGCAGATAATTTATCACCATTTGGTGACCAATTTGGTGAGCTATTAATACCTCTTTCTAGTTTAAGACCAAACCTTTCGGCATTAGAAAGCTGCTGTATGAAGATACGCGATGTTCCTTCTTCAAAAGATACATATGCAATTTTTTTCCTGTCCGGAGACCAACTTGGAGACATCAAAGGTTGAGGAGAAGAAAAAAGAGATAAACTCTGAAATCCATCTAGATCTGAAATCATTAAGTTATAGTTAGGATCACTGACAGACGGCTTATCTATATAGGCTATTTGAGTTGAAAAAATACCTGGTATTCCATGTATTTTTGAATAAATGTTATCACTGATTTTATGACTGATTCTTCTCAAAGATCTTTTGGTACCAAATACTACCCCTCTATGTATTAATCTTTCTTTCACAACATCAAAAATGATAAATGAAACTTTTATTTCATTCTCTACCTCCGAAGGACCTACATTTCCTATCACCAAGAAATCTGTTCCTAATATTCTCCAGTCTTTAAAAAAAACTTCTTCTTTAGAACTAGGTAGGCTCAACATATTCTTAGGAGGCAATACATCGAATTCTCCGAATGATTCTAGATCAGACTTTATTACCTCATGAATAAATAAATCTTGAGGGGTATCTAAATTCCATTTCATAGGAACTACCGCCACATTAATTGGGTCCTCTAGTCCACCTTTGATCTCTATTCTAAGCTGTCCAGAAAGTGTTGAAAGAAAAAATAATGATGCAGTTATTAAAATGATATTTTTGTAAAACATTGCGTCATTCAAATTAATTAGGGCTAAATATTAAAATAAATTCTCTAAAGTGCTGATCAAATAGATTCATCTGCATGTTTAAACCTTCAAAAGATCTAACCTTTAAAACTGCAGACAAAGCTGAATCATCAAAAATTTTGTTGCCACTCCCTTTTATTATTGTTGAAGATATAATCTCACCCGTAGGCACAAGATTAATTTGGATTTCAGTCTTTAAATTAGAATTTAAATTTTTAGGTCTTTTCCAGTTAGCCATGACTTGTTTTTTTATTACATAAGAGTATTTCTCAACATCGGATTGAGATACTTCCACTCTTTCTCGATTATCGGAAGTTTTAATATTTTTCAGAGCTTCAATTGCTTCTATGACTGAAGTACTGCTAGTGATCTCTATCTTTTCGGCCTCAACTTCCAAGATAGTCTTATTTGGAAGATCTTGTGTAATTTTGATGGGTTCTTTTTGGGTCTTTTTATTTTCAGCAAAGATAATATATGCAGTAATAGGTTTTTCCGCTTCAATATTAAATTTATCAAAGTCTATGGTGAAAAAATTTGAAAAGGATAAAACTATACCAAAATGAATAAATACTGATAAAAAGAGTGGAGCAAAATAGTTCACTTAGATGTTATAGGTTGTGAGATTAATCCTATGTCACTAGCTCCGGCTATTTGTAACTCAGCCATAACAGTCATGACTCTATCGTACTTCACTTCACGATCACCTCTTATGACGACTTGTAAACCGGGACTAGCTTCAAAAATCTTCGACACAAAATTGTTCATCTCCTCAAGACTTAGAGATCTGTCTTTGGTGGATTCAGTTTCTAGAAAGATAGCACCATCTTTTTTAATGGAAATAATGAGAGGTTCATTATTCTTGACTGGTAGAGCCTCTGAGGACGATTCGGGAAGGTTTATTTGAATTCCTTGAACCATCAAAGGTGCAGATATCATAAAGATAACTAACAAAACCAGCATAACATCGATATAAGGAACAACATTAATATCAGATATTAGATTTCTTCGTTTCATTTTTTATCAGACTGCATATCTCGATGAAGAACCGATGAAAATTCCTCTTTAAATCCTTCAAAACTTGAAATGAGTCTATCAGAATCAGATATATACTTGTTGTAGGCGATTAAAGCAGGTATCGCTGCAAAAAGTCCTATCGCAGTTGCAATAAGAGCTTCAGAAATACCAGGAGCTACTGCAGATAATGTTGCTTGAGATGAACCGGCTAACCCTCTGAACGAGTTCATTATGCCCCAAACCGTTCCAAACAAACCTATGTAAGGACTCACAGAAGCAATAGTGGCTAAAAAAGGTAAATGTTTTTCAAGCAATGATTGCTCTTTTGTCAACGCAGCCTGCATATTTCTCTGCACACTTAATATGATAGTATCAGAATCAATTTTTTCTGCAATGAGACGTTTGTAGTCAAGATATCCAACTTGAAAAATATATTCAGCCCCAATTGGTTCATGCTCCCCTTCTTGACTTGTTAAAAGTAAAGCTTCTAGTCCTGAATCTGACCAGAATCTAGTTTCAAAATCGAAGAATTCCTGATTTACTTTTTTTATGTAAATCCAACGCTCGAAAATTATCATCCATGAGACAAGAGATGCAAGAATTAGAATCACTATGACAGATTTAACTACAATGCTTGCATTTAAAAATAATTCTAAAATTGAGAGATCCATATAATTATAAAAGTAATTTTTTCATTCCTTTGTATAAATATTCAGGAAGTGCTGAAGGAGTAAAAGTTATAGGATCTAAGCTACCGCATTTAATATTCGCTTCAGTAATCAAGGAATCATTTACATATGCGGTTTGTTTAAAATCAAAACTTACTTTTCCAAGCTTTGACAATTCAGTTCTCACTTTAACAGAGTCATCTAACTTTGCTGGCTTTATAAGTTTTAGCTCGAGACTCCTGACAATAAATATAATACCTTCCTGCATAAGCTTCATTTGTTCGTAACCAACTTCTCTTAAATACTCGGTTCTGGCTCTTTCAAAAAATTTCAGATAGTTAGCATAATATACAACACCTTGTGCATCTGTATCTTCGTAATAAATTCTTAAGTGATAATCCTTCATTAGTCTATTTGTTCATGATCAGCTATATCGTTAGCATAAAGTTCTTTTAGGAGAAAAATAAAGTCATCCCATAATAGATCTGCTGTAAAAGGTGAATCTAAATGAAGTGAAGGATTAATGGCTCCTAGAGGCACTCTAACTTTAATTGGCCTTCTATCGAATTTGTATACTAAAGCAGGGATTCCTTTATTTTTTGTAGCCTCTAAGACTTGCTTCCACCAAGCATCTAATGGTTCAGCTCCAGATCCATATCTCTTACATTCGAGATACCACCTTCCCAATATTAAATCAGGTAAATGCTTCTCTCTGGTTTGCTCGAGTACTCTTCTAATACTATTTCTCAAATTCAAATCATTAGTCAACAAATTAGCCACTTCTCTTTCGAAAGAAGCCCCTTTATTTCTAGAATTTGTCATATTAATCCAATTGATCCAGCATGCCTTCAGCAAACTCTATATTGGAGGTAACATTTTGAGTATCGTCAAGGTCTTCAAGCATTTCAAGCAGCTTAAACACCTTCAAAGAGGTATCTAAATCGGCTTTGACAGTTGTCTCTGGAATTAAGGCTACATCAGAATCAATAAGATCAATTTCCTTCTCCAACAGAGCTTTTTTTATATTTTCAAAATCTTCTGGTGAGGAGCTCACTGTTATACTATCGTCTTCATTTACTTCAATATCTTCAGCTCCAGCTTCAATTGAAATCTCCATTACCTGGTCTGCATCTTGATCAGGGGCAGTATTTATTAAGCCTTTTTTTTCAAACAGGTAAGATACGGACCCGTTAGTTCCTAGATTACCACCTGATTTTGTGAATGCATGTCTTACTTCAGCTACTGTGCGATTATTATTATCTGTCATAGATTCTACAATTATTGCTATTCCGCCTGGTCCATATCCTTCAAAACTTACTTCCTCTAAATTTTCACCTTCTAAGCCACCAGCTCCTCTTTGAATAGCTCTTTCAATAGTATCTTTAGTCATATTTGCAGCTAAAGCCTTATCAACTGCAGTACGCAGTCTTGGATTATCATCTGTTACCCCACCACCAAGCTTTGCCGCAACTGTAAGTTCTCTGATTAATACAGAAAAAATCTTGCCTCTCTTAGCATCCTGTCTCCCTTTTCGATGCTTAATATTTGCCCACTTTGAATGACCAGCCACTTAATCCTCCTTTTCTAGTCCATGGAACCTAATATGTAATTCTTCAAGTTGTTCCTGCGCAGCTTGTCCTGGTGCCTCAGTAAGTAAACAAGATGCTGTTTGAGTTTTAGGAAAGGCGATTACATCCCTTATAGAATCCGAACCAGTCATAAGCATAATCATTCTATCAAAACCAATTGCCAGTCCTGCATGCGGCGGACAGCCGTGCTGTAATGCTGCAATTAAGAAACCAAATTTCTCTTCTGCCTCTTTCTCATTAATACTGAGAAGCTTCAAAACAGTCTCTTGCATCAATCTATCATGTATTCTTACAGAACCGCCTCCAAGCTCAGTACCATTTAAAACAATATCATATGCCTCTGTTAAAGCGCCAAGCGGGTTGTTTTTTAGTTCATCTGCAGTACATTTCGGAGCAGTAAATGGATGATGTAATGGCGTTAAATCTCCACTTTTATTTTTCTCAAACATTGGAAAATCTACTACCCAGCATGGTGCCCATTCACAAGTAAGTAAATCAAGATCTTTTGCGATGAGATCCCGCAACGCAGCCAATGAATCATTCACAATATTTCTTTTTCCTGCTCCAAAGAAAATAATATCTCCTTCCTGAACTTCTAAAGATGATACTAAAGACTCTATGATGGAATCCTCTATAAATTTTATAATTGGCGACTGAAGTCCCTCTTTTCCTTTCGAGGGATCTTCTACCCTTATGTAGGCTAGTCCTTTTGCACCATAGTTTCCAACAAACTCTGTATAGTCATCTATTTGTTTCCTAGTTAATAACCTACCATTAGGTACTTTAATCGCTGCAATTCTCGAATCTTTGTCATTCGCTGGTTCATTAAAAACCTTAAAATCACATTCTTTAAACAATTCTTTTACTTCAATTAACTCTAGAGGATTTCTTAGGTCTGGTTTATCAATACCATATTTCTCAATAGCTTCACGGTATGTGATCTCTATAAACTCTCCTAAATCAACTGACAATGATTCTTTAAATACTTGCTTAATCATCTTGGTTATTAAGCTCATAACCTCTTTAGAATCTACGAAGGACATTTCTATGTCTAATTGTGTAAATTCTGGCTGTCGATCAGCCCTTAAATCCTCATCTCTGAAACATTTAGCAAATTGAAAATACTTTTCAAAACCGGAAGCCATTAATGTTTGCTTAAATAATTGTGGAGACTGAGGTAAAGCAAAGAATTGACCTGGAAATGTTCTGCTGGGAACTAAATAATCTCGTGCACCTTCCGGCGTTGCTTTAGTTAAAAGAGGTGTTTCTATTTCAATAAAATCTTCATTATCTAGGTAGCTTCTGAGTGAGGTTGATACTTTTGATCTTAGTCTGAGATTATCTTGCATTTCAGTCCGTCTCAAATCCAAGAATCTAAATTTTAAGCGTGTCTCTTCTCCAACCGATGAATATTCATCTAATTGAAAAGGTATTGGCAAAGATGGGTTTAGAATCTCAAGATCAGAAGCAATAATCTCTACCTCTCCCGTTACTAAATTATCATTAGCCGTGCCGACTGGCCTCTCTCTTACTACCCCTTTTGAGAATATTACAAATTCATTTCTACAAGTCTCTGCCAAGGAAAATGTGTCTTTAGATTCTGGGTTATAGACAACTTGAACCAATCCGTCTTCATCTCTTATATCAAAAAAGATTACACCGCCATGATCCCGCCTTCTCTGAATCCAGCCCGAAATTGCAATCTCTTGGCCTATTAAGTCTGCAGTAACTTGGTTACATTTATGCGTTCTTTTCATTTCTTTTCAGATGATACTTTTTTTGTCGATGAATCTTTTTTTTCTTTAGGCTTTGGAGATGACTGAGTTTCGTTATCGCTTTTAGCAATATTTTTTTTATTTCCTGTTTTAAAGTCTGTTTCATACCATCCTGTTCCTTTAAGTCTAAATGATGGAGCTGTAGGCATCTGAATCAGATCAGGATTTTCTTTCTTAAATTGGTCTAGCTCTGAAATTCGCATTTGTTTCTCAAAAACCTCATCGGTTTTTGTATTCTTAAATATATATGTCGGCATAAACGATAATTAAATAAATAATGTTGAATCTCAGTTCAATTGGTAATTATAGCAATTTTAATTATATAGATTCTCGAAAACTAGCTATATGTTAGTATTACCAAGCTACTTTATGAAAGCTTCACACTTAATCTTAGGCACTCAAAGAGAAAATCCTGCTGATGCAGAGATAATTAGCCATCAACTCATGATTAGGGCTGGTCTGATTAGACAAGTTTCATCTGGAATATATAACTGGCTTCCATTAGGAAAAAAAGTACTTCAAAAAGTAGAGAATATCATCAGAAAAGGTATGAACGATTCAGGAGCCCAGGAAATCTTGATGCCTATGGTCCAGCCAGCTTCGCTGTGGGAAGAATCTGGAAGAATTGATAAGTATGGACAAGAGCTTTTAGTATTTTTTGACCGACACGAGAATAAATTCTGCCTTGGGCCAACCCACGAGGAAATAATTACTGATTTATGTAAAAATCTCATAACCAGTTATAAACAACTTCCTTTAAATTTATATCAAATTCAAACCAAATTTCGGGATGAAATAAGACCTAGATTCGGAGTTATGAGATCCAGAGAATTCATTATGAAAGATGCGTATTCTTTTGATCTTGATAAAGAAGGTATGGATAAAAGTTACTCTATTATGAAGGAAGCATACATACAAATATTCGATGCCTTAGGATTAGATTACAGAATTGTCAAAGCAGATAGTGGCGCTATAGGTGGCTCTGATTCAGAAGAATTTCACGTTCTTGCAGATTCGGGGGAAGACCTTCTAGCTTTCAGTGACAAAAGTGATTACGCAATTAATGCAGAGCTTTTGGCGGAACTTCAAGAAGGCCAAGACCCTGCTTCACTAGAGGGTATGCTCAGTCCAGATGGTAAAGGATTGCTAAAGTTAAAAAGAGGAATTGAAGTTGGACATATATTCAAACTTGGAAGTAAGTACTCTGAGGTTCTAAACCTGAGGATTCAAGGTGAAGATAAAGATATATATCCTGAAATGGGATGTTACGGAATCGGAGCTTCAAGAATAGTGGCAGCTTCGATTGAACAAAACTATGATGATAGAGGAATTATATGGCCAAAATCTCTAGCTCCTTTTGAAGTAGCTATAGTTGAAGTTAATCAAAAGAATAAAGAGGAAATAAAACTAAAATGCTCAGAAATATATCAATTACTAATAGATAATGAGATTGACGTGCTTTGGGATGATAGAGATAAAAGGCCCGGAGTAAAGTTTGCAGACATGGAAGTTATAGGAATTCCTGTCATAATAATTATCGGTGAAAGAACTATAGAAACCGGTGAAATTGAATTGAAGGGGAGACTTGATGAGAAGCCTAGGTTAGTTTCTCATCAAGATCTTGTTTCAATTATTAAAAGCTAGCTGATTCTTTCAATTATCATTGCGTTGGCAGTGCCTCCGCCTTCACAAATCGCTTGTAAACCAAACCTAGCTTCCCTTCTTTCTAATTCATGTAACAAGGTAGTCATAAGTTTTGCTCCTGTTCCTCCTAATGGATGACCAAGAGCCATTGC is a window encoding:
- the crcB gene encoding fluoride efflux transporter CrcB; its protein translation is MNIFLICLGGSIGALSRFYLSILFEKSENFEIPLGILIVNISGCFLLGLFYHLMDSNLERYLTPFLFIGFLGAFTTFSAFSKESLELLYQGNFLMALLYIILSVSTCLGATWLGMYLTRVS
- a CDS encoding tetratricopeptide repeat protein, with product MKNIFFSFFLLSTFTIFSEENESLELLYKKIEVLEEEIRDLRNILEENSTLVDRSLELQQQRYLDLDSRILEISKISSEKLSSVDEEGQYSDSEEKELFKSALILFEESRFAEALEIFSQIIITFPNGAFTADAYFWSGELFLAQEMYEDAKLSFKNVVDNFYQHSRAPDSLFKLGEIYRIEGDIAGSLGFYNRVNEDFPDSGASQLSKKSQEILKEESNLLE
- the pal gene encoding peptidoglycan-associated lipoprotein Pal, coding for MNIIQKSLITFLVITVASCSSVSMDRTSDSTAISASASGAYSDSGLTSNNILYFAYDRSDINSEGRAKIRSLANVIKENNLSVRVEGHCDERGTREYNLALGEQRAKTVAELLIINGVSSEKISTVSYGEEKPAVSGSNESSWSKNRRALVKTF
- the tolB gene encoding Tol-Pal system beta propeller repeat protein TolB gives rise to the protein MFYKNIILITASLFFLSTLSGQLRIEIKGGLEDPINVAVVPMKWNLDTPQDLFIHEVIKSDLESFGEFDVLPPKNMLSLPSSKEEVFFKDWRILGTDFLVIGNVGPSEVENEIKVSFIIFDVVKERLIHRGVVFGTKRSLRRISHKISDNIYSKIHGIPGIFSTQIAYIDKPSVSDPNYNLMISDLDGFQSLSLFSSPQPLMSPSWSPDRKKIAYVSFEEGTSRIFIQQLSNAERFGLKLERGINSSPNWSPNGDKLSAVLSRTGNPDIFIYDLKLSNWIQVTNHFGIDTEPDWSPDSRKILFTSNRSGSPQIYEANVKTKRIKRITFDGTYNARGRYLPNGKDIVFVHRRNGIFHIAKQNLRSGNINILTDTSLDESPTVSPNGNVVIYATKDGDKDILAGITLDGKTKFIMPSLKGEAREPSWSPLID
- a CDS encoding TonB C-terminal domain-containing protein — encoded protein: MNYFAPLFLSVFIHFGIVLSFSNFFTIDFDKFNIEAEKPITAYIIFAENKKTQKEPIKITQDLPNKTILEVEAEKIEITSSTSVIEAIEALKNIKTSDNRERVEVSQSDVEKYSYVIKKQVMANWKRPKNLNSNLKTEIQINLVPTGEIISSTIIKGSGNKIFDDSALSAVLKVRSFEGLNMQMNLFDQHFREFILIFSPN
- the tolR gene encoding protein TolR, coding for MKRRNLISDINVVPYIDVMLVLLVIFMISAPLMVQGIQINLPESSSEALPVKNNEPLIISIKKDGAIFLETESTKDRSLSLEEMNNFVSKIFEASPGLQVVIRGDREVKYDRVMTVMAELQIAGASDIGLISQPITSK
- the tolQ gene encoding protein TolQ, yielding MDLSILELFLNASIVVKSVIVILILASLVSWMIIFERWIYIKKVNQEFFDFETRFWSDSGLEALLLTSQEGEHEPIGAEYIFQVGYLDYKRLIAEKIDSDTIILSVQRNMQAALTKEQSLLEKHLPFLATIASVSPYIGLFGTVWGIMNSFRGLAGSSQATLSAVAPGISEALIATAIGLFAAIPALIAYNKYISDSDRLISSFEGFKEEFSSVLHRDMQSDKK
- a CDS encoding YbgC/FadM family acyl-CoA thioesterase produces the protein MKDYHLRIYYEDTDAQGVVYYANYLKFFERARTEYLREVGYEQMKLMQEGIIFIVRSLELKLIKPAKLDDSVKVRTELSKLGKVSFDFKQTAYVNDSLITEANIKCGSLDPITFTPSALPEYLYKGMKKLLL
- a CDS encoding YebC/PmpR family DNA-binding transcriptional regulator, whose amino-acid sequence is MAGHSKWANIKHRKGRQDAKRGKIFSVLIRELTVAAKLGGGVTDDNPRLRTAVDKALAANMTKDTIERAIQRGAGGLEGENLEEVSFEGYGPGGIAIIVESMTDNNNRTVAEVRHAFTKSGGNLGTNGSVSYLFEKKGLINTAPDQDADQVMEISIEAGAEDIEVNEDDSITVSSSPEDFENIKKALLEKEIDLIDSDVALIPETTVKADLDTSLKVFKLLEMLEDLDDTQNVTSNIEFAEGMLDQLD
- the aspS gene encoding aspartate--tRNA ligase, with amino-acid sequence MKRTHKCNQVTADLIGQEIAISGWIQRRRDHGGVIFFDIRDEDGLVQVVYNPESKDTFSLAETCRNEFVIFSKGVVRERPVGTANDNLVTGEVEIIASDLEILNPSLPIPFQLDEYSSVGEETRLKFRFLDLRRTEMQDNLRLRSKVSTSLRSYLDNEDFIEIETPLLTKATPEGARDYLVPSRTFPGQFFALPQSPQLFKQTLMASGFEKYFQFAKCFRDEDLRADRQPEFTQLDIEMSFVDSKEVMSLITKMIKQVFKESLSVDLGEFIEITYREAIEKYGIDKPDLRNPLELIEVKELFKECDFKVFNEPANDKDSRIAAIKVPNGRLLTRKQIDDYTEFVGNYGAKGLAYIRVEDPSKGKEGLQSPIIKFIEDSIIESLVSSLEVQEGDIIFFGAGKRNIVNDSLAALRDLIAKDLDLLTCEWAPCWVVDFPMFEKNKSGDLTPLHHPFTAPKCTADELKNNPLGALTEAYDIVLNGTELGGGSVRIHDRLMQETVLKLLSINEKEAEEKFGFLIAALQHGCPPHAGLAIGFDRMIMLMTGSDSIRDVIAFPKTQTASCLLTEAPGQAAQEQLEELHIRFHGLEKED
- the proS gene encoding proline--tRNA ligase, whose protein sequence is MKASHLILGTQRENPADAEIISHQLMIRAGLIRQVSSGIYNWLPLGKKVLQKVENIIRKGMNDSGAQEILMPMVQPASLWEESGRIDKYGQELLVFFDRHENKFCLGPTHEEIITDLCKNLITSYKQLPLNLYQIQTKFRDEIRPRFGVMRSREFIMKDAYSFDLDKEGMDKSYSIMKEAYIQIFDALGLDYRIVKADSGAIGGSDSEEFHVLADSGEDLLAFSDKSDYAINAELLAELQEGQDPASLEGMLSPDGKGLLKLKRGIEVGHIFKLGSKYSEVLNLRIQGEDKDIYPEMGCYGIGASRIVAASIEQNYDDRGIIWPKSLAPFEVAIVEVNQKNKEEIKLKCSEIYQLLIDNEIDVLWDDRDKRPGVKFADMEVIGIPVIIIIGERTIETGEIELKGRLDEKPRLVSHQDLVSIIKS